A window of Peromyscus eremicus chromosome 7, PerEre_H2_v1, whole genome shotgun sequence contains these coding sequences:
- the S1pr5 gene encoding sphingosine 1-phosphate receptor 5 gives MDPGLLRPAPVSEVIALHYNYTGKLRGARYQPGAGLRADAAVCLAVCAFIVLENLAVLLVLGRHPRFHAPMFLLLGSLTLSDLLAGAAYATNILLSGPLTLRLSPALWFAREGGVFVALAASVLSLLAIALERHLTMARRGPAPATSRARTLALAVAAWGASLLLGLLPAMGWNCLGRLETCSTVLPLYAKAYVLFCVLAFLGILAAICALYARIYCQVRANARRLRARPGSRRATTSSRSRHTPRSLALLRTLSVVLLAFVVCWGPLFLLLLLDVACPARACPVLLQADPFLGLAMANSLLNPIIYTFTNRDLRHALLRLLCCGRGPCSQGSSNSLQRSPSAAGPSGGGLRRCLPPSLDRSSSPSEHSSPHRDRVDTSYSTGSPGAATADRTLVPAATD, from the coding sequence ATGGATCCCGGGCTGCTGCGGCCCGCGCCGGTGAGCGAGGTCATCGCCCTTCACTACAACTACACCGGCAAGCTCCGCGGGGCGCGCTACCAGCCCGGCGCCGGTCTGCGCGCAGATGCCGCGGTGTGCCTGGCTGTGTGCGCCTTCATCGTGCTGGAGAACCTGGCGGTGCTCTTGGTGCTGGGCCGCCACCCTCGCTTCCACGCGCCCATGTTCCTGCTCCTGGGCAGCCTCACCCTGTCGGACCTGCTGGCGGGGGCGGCCTACGCCACCAACATCCTGCTGTCGGGGCCGCTCACGCTGCGCCTGTCGCCCGCGCTCTGGTTCGCACGCGAGGGGGGAGTCTTCGTGGCACTGGCCGCGTCGGTGCTGAGCCTCCTGGCCATCGCGCTGGAGCGCCACCTCACCATGGCCCGTCGAGGACCCGCGCCCGCCACCAGTCGCGCTCGCACTCTGGCGCTGGCGGTGGCCGCCTGGGGCGCGTCGTTGCTGCTCGGGCTGCTGCCGGCGATGGGCTGGAACTGTCTGGGACGCCTGGAAACCTGCTCCACCGTGCTGCCGCTCTACGCCAAGGCCTACGTGCTCTTCTGCGTGCTGGCCTTCCTGGGCATCCTGGCTGCCATCTGTGCGCTCTATGCAAGGATTTACTGCCAAGTGCGGGCCAACGCGCGTCGCCTGAGGGCGCGGCCCGGGTCCCGCAGGGCCACCACGTCCTCGCGATCGCGGCACACGCCACGGTCGCTGGCCCTGCTCCGCACGCTCAGCGTGGTGCTCCTAGCCTTCGTGGTCTGCTGGGGACCTCTGTTTCTCTTGCTGTTGCTGGATGTCGCGTGCCCAGCTCGCGCGTGTCCGGTGCTCCTGCAGGCCGACCCCTTCCTGGGTCTAGCCATGGCTAACTCACTGCTGAATCCCATCATCTATACATTCACCAACCGAGACCTGCGCCACGCGCTCCTGCGGCTGCTCTGCTGTGGCCGCGGGCCCTGCAGCCAAGGCTCCTCCAACAGCTTGCAGCGATCCCCCAGTGCCGCTGGGCCTTCGGGTGGTGGCCTGAGACgctgcttgccaccaagcctggatcGCAGCTCCAGCCCATCAGAACACTCGTCTCCTCATCGGGACAGGGTGGACACTAGCTACTCCACCGGCAGTCCGGGAGCAGCAACCGCCGACCGGACCCTGGTGCCTGCTGCTACAGACTGA